A single region of the Curtobacterium sp. MCJR17_020 genome encodes:
- a CDS encoding IS30 family transposase has protein sequence MGSRLEHRAREARFWELLRQGLGRTAACDAVGVDRRQGYRWVKAAGGRNPFAHTPRSDRYLSQEERLQIADLRQDGEGVCAIAKALGRSPSTISRELTRNAAAGGTYRPYSAEKRCRARARRPKPRKLDRVELALQVELRLVRNWSPEQIRDDLARTFPDRPEMHVSHETIYQPLFVQGRGHLRADLHKHLRTGRALRRHRGERRQASWSKIRDMILISERPAEADDRAVPGHWEGDLIVGINARSAIGTLVERTTRYVMLLHLPNGHSADAVRDAMIPTIQSLPEHLRRSLTWDQGTELARHKDITLATNLAIYFCDPHKPWQRGSNENTNGLLRQYFPKSTDLSIHSPERLLEVATELNGRPRKTLGYRTPAEAFEQLLSDSKQPPVATTP, from the coding sequence ATGGGATCGAGGCTGGAACACCGTGCCCGGGAGGCGCGGTTCTGGGAGCTATTGAGACAGGGCCTTGGGCGTACGGCGGCCTGTGATGCTGTCGGCGTGGACCGACGTCAGGGATATCGATGGGTCAAAGCAGCCGGCGGACGGAACCCGTTCGCCCACACGCCCCGCTCCGACAGGTACCTCAGCCAAGAAGAGCGGCTCCAGATCGCAGACCTACGCCAAGACGGTGAGGGCGTGTGCGCGATCGCCAAAGCACTCGGTCGGTCGCCGTCGACGATCAGCCGCGAGCTCACGAGGAACGCCGCGGCCGGTGGAACCTACCGCCCATACTCCGCCGAGAAGCGATGCCGAGCACGAGCGCGCCGGCCGAAACCGCGGAAGCTGGACCGGGTCGAACTTGCCCTGCAAGTGGAGCTGCGGTTGGTGCGGAACTGGTCCCCGGAGCAGATCCGTGATGACCTGGCTAGGACATTCCCCGACCGGCCGGAGATGCACGTGTCCCACGAGACGATCTACCAGCCCCTCTTCGTGCAGGGCCGTGGCCACCTGCGCGCTGACCTGCACAAACACCTCCGCACCGGCCGAGCCCTCCGCCGGCACCGCGGTGAACGTCGGCAAGCGTCGTGGTCGAAGATCCGCGACATGATCCTGATCAGCGAACGCCCCGCCGAAGCCGATGACCGGGCTGTTCCCGGTCACTGGGAAGGGGACCTGATCGTCGGGATCAACGCCCGCAGCGCGATCGGCACCCTCGTCGAACGCACGACCCGGTACGTGATGCTGCTGCACTTGCCCAACGGGCACAGTGCCGACGCGGTCCGTGACGCGATGATCCCCACCATTCAGAGCCTGCCGGAGCATCTGCGGCGCTCGTTGACGTGGGATCAGGGGACCGAGCTTGCCCGTCACAAGGACATCACCCTCGCCACGAACCTCGCGATCTACTTCTGCGACCCCCACAAGCCCTGGCAGCGCGGCTCGAACGAGAACACCAACGGCTTACTCCGGCAGTACTTCCCCAAGTCCACCGACCTCAGCATCCACAGCCCGGAACGGCTCCTCGAGGTCGCCACCGAACTCAACGGCCGACCTCGCAAAACGCTCGGCTA